The sequence TTGTTTCTTGCATAGAGCAATTGACCAATAAAGTTGCTTTGATTGCAGAAGCAATGAATATTAATGTGAATAATACGAGTACTTATATGACACTGAGAGACAAAACGTTGATGAAATCTACATGGTTACAAAAAAATGTAAAGACACCTCAAATGTTTTTTGGAAAAACTATTGATGAGTTAACGTCTTTAACGCTCGAGTTTCCACTGATTGTGAAACCAGTATTTGGTGCAGGGAGTGCAGGCGTAAAAATCGTGAGTACAGAAGTTGAATTAATAAATCAAATCAAAAAAATTATTCGTTTTAATAAAACAGTTCTCAATAAAGAGGCTGCTCAAACTAGCGGCTATCTTATTGAAGAGTATATCAATGGAAGAGAATATTCCGTTGATACAATTTGGATAAATGGTGAACCAATTATTGATGGTATTATGTCGAAAGGAACACCTGTAGGACCAAACTTTCCAGATAGACTGTACTTTACAGAAGTAGATTTAGATCAAAAAATTAAATCTGATATTCTAAGTGAAGCTCATAGCGCAGCTAAAGCATGTCAGATAGAAAATGGTGCGACACATACCGAATTAAGACTAGACGAGAAAAATCAACCGTACGTAATTGAAGCAGCTTTAAGACCAGGAGCTGGAGGATCTTTTTATCAAATTTTTGAAAAGACGTCGGGGGAGCCTTACTATGAAATGTTACTAAAATCTTATATTCCTCAGGAAATTATGCGTATCAAAAAATACCGAAGAGAATGGAAACCTATGGAAAACCTTTTTTGGTACAATGTCAGTTATAAAGGACAAGGTAAAATTAAAGAGATTAAGGTGGGGGAGAAATTAAAACATGAGGCGATTGACAAGATTTTTCTTAGAAAAAGAGCTGGTGATTATATTGCTGCCGAGGGAGAGTCATTTTCTTATTTAGCTTGGATAACAGGTTGTTTCCCAAGAGATATGCCTAAAAAACAGTATTTTGAATTTTTGGAAGAGTTTGAAAAAGATATCCAACTTAGCTTTTATTAAAAAGGTGGTATAGGAATGACTAGAAGAAAGTATTATAATGATCCACAATTTTTATTACCAATGGGAATGCTTATTTCGAATATTGGTAATGGAATGTATGTATTAGCAGTGGGAATGATTTTATATAATCAAACAGGGAAAACATCGTCGTTTGCTTTAATCCTTGTCCTAGAAGCAGTGTTGGCTTTTTTGACGCAGTCTTTTGCTAGTATTGCAGCTGATAATGGGCGAGCAAAATCAGCTGCTGTTATTTCCGAGATATTAAGAGGAATAATTATTGTAATAGCAGGCTTTTTTTCAATGCTAGGAATAACATCGTCATTAGTCTTTGCCGCAACATTATTGAGTTTACTAAGACCCTTTTATAGAACTTCAATTTTTACAATAGGCCCTTTGATAGCGCATGATTCTGATTTAGCTAAATACAATGCAAGAACGTCAACCTACCAGCAAATAGGTCAATTTATGGGTGCAGGATTTGCAGGAATTATTATTGCGATTTTTTCACCATATGTAGCTATTTTCATTAATGGTATATCTTATTTTTGTTCAGCTTTTTTCGTGAAAATTTCATATATACCCAATCAACAAGAAGAGTCTATTTTAGAATTTTTTAACAATTTTAAACTATTTTCTCCTAAGAACGTTTTACATGATTGGAAAGAAATGATTCTTCATTTAGCTAAGCATAGAATTATCCTTTTTATTGCCCTCATTGGTACGATTGATTTTGTTATTGTTTCTTTTATTAATTTAACATATGCACCGTTGCTATCTTTTATAAATGTAGGAAGTAGTTGGTTATCCATTTGGGACTCTTTATTTGCTATCGGAGCAATAATTGGGGTTAATCTATTTGGACGAAACGAAAAGATTCATCATACGTTTTATATAGCATTAATTGCTTTGTCTATTGAAGGTATAGCGATTGGCTTACTAGTTATTGATCAGAAATATATTATTTGTGTTGCAATGTTATTGCTAGGAATTACTAATGCTATATCAGTATCTATGTTTAGCTTTACATTACAAATGAAAAGCAAACAGGAGTTTATGGGAAGAGTATCTGGTATTCGTCAAATGTTGATTTCATTTTCAACTACGATGTTAATACCAGTACTATCTACGACTATTAATATGAACTTTAAAAAGGGGATCATGCTTATGACAACAATTATTATTATTTGTGTGCTTGTTGCTTCATTTCTCTTACGATCTATTATTTTTAAAAAAAAGGGAGTCAATGATGTTGATTAAAGAAATTGAGTCTACAGTTAAACGTTTCCCAGATAAAGCAGCTCTTGTTGATGGAGAGATAGTAATAACTTATAGAAATTTATTAAATTCAAGCAGAGGAATAGCTGAATTAATTACTAATACTCAATACAATAAAATTGTTACTTTTACTTGTGGATTGCTGTTTGATCACGAGGTAACAAGTATTATTGCAATGATCGGCTGTCTATATGCCGAATGTACATATATACCTATTGAAAAAGGCGATCCAATTGCAAAAATTGAAAAGATAATTTTAACTGCAAATCTTGATATGATTCTAACAAACCAACTAAGTGAAGAAAATACAAACTATTTTAATAAAATCTTTCCCAAACTAATAATTGTAGATCTTGCCACTTTTGATTTATTTAAAAATCATGATATATCTTTTAAAAAAAGCTTAAACTGTGAAGAGGTTTATCGATTACCTACTTCGGGATCAACAGGTCATCCTAAGTATGTTTGCCAAACTTCTTTTGCAGTTGATTATTATGTTAAAGAATATATTAAAAATTTGCACATTACTGCAAATGACCGCCTAACACTATTTTCAACTCTTAGTCATGATGCTTCTGTTGTAGATATCTATACTTCACTTTATTCTGGGGCAACTCTATATTTGTGTGATTTAAAAAATATGAAAAATATAATGTTATTAGATAGATGGCTCAAAAAAAATAAAATTACTATCTGGCATAGTGTCCCTACTTTCTTTAGATATTTTTTAAGAATCCACCAGAAAAAAAATCAATTAAATCATTTAAAAGTTTTTGTTTTGGGTGGAGAAGCTGTTTTGAAACATGACTATTTAAAAGCTGCTGAATTGTTCCCAGCAAAACCAATATATGCTTTATATGGACAAACAGAGTCTTCTTACTGCTCTGGTCAATATCTGACTCATGTAGATCAGGTAGGATGTTTGGGTATTGCAAATAGATGTTTGGATTATAGACTAAAATTAGAAAATGGTGAAATATATCCTGTTGAGAATTATCATACAAAAGGTAAAATAGGTGAGCTTGTATTGGATTACAAAATACCTGTAGTTGGGAGTTACTTTAAAAATAATCAAAGAGCAGAACCAAAAAGTATATATAGTACTGGTGATATCATTGAAGTAAGGGAAGCTGGTCTTTATTATATTGAACGAAAGGATACACAAGTAAAAGTTCGAGGCCATCGAGTACAGCTGGCTGAGATTGAATCGGCAATTTTGTCTTTTTTTCCAAATATAAAAGAGGTAATTGTTATTCAATCTAAAAGATCTTCCGGTGAACCTAAGATTATTGCTTGTATTGAAAGTACTATAGAATATAATTGCGTTGATATCAATGAAAAATTGAATAAAGTATTATCGTCCTATATGTTATTGGATGGTGTTTACTTATTTGATTATGGAGAACTTCCTAAAAAAAACACTGGTAAACTTGATCGGAAAAAGGTATCCAAAATAATTTGCAACTTAAAAAATGATGTAGTATGACGCTAAAATAATTTCTTCAACATTACATCTATTTTTTAAATTAATTTATAAACAGGTATATATGGATGGGGATGAAGAAGTTGAGAAGTGAAATATATTTGCTGGAAAAAAATATCAGCAAGGAAAATCAAAGGATTTACTTTAATCAATTAATAAAGTGTAAAAATCCAAAATTCTTTTCTAAATCGTATTCGGGAAACTATGCGGCACTTATAACTTCATCTATTTGCCCTGTATCAATTGATATTGAAAAAAAGAAACCTCTAACTCATGAACAGATGGATATTTTTATATCATTTATGTTTAACTGCAAAGATTGCATCAGCTATTCAAAGGCTCAACAAGAAAATTTTTTTAAACTATGGGGGATAAAGGAGGTGTATTCAAAGTATTTTGGAGAAGGATTGTATATTGATTTTAAAGAAATTAGTATTGAACAGGACGAACTCAATCGTTACAAAGTATCTTATAAAAATAAGAACCATGTAACGGTGAAGATAGTCGAGCAAAATAATTATGTTGTTGCGTATATTTGTAATCATTTTAAGGGAGAAAAATAAAAATGGAAATAAAAATGACAGAAGTTCAAAAAGCGTATCTTTTAGGGAGAAATGAATCTTTTGATGCAAAGACTGGTACTCATATGTATTTGGAAGTTAAGTATCAAGGAGATATTCAGAAATTTCAGGACGCGTTAAACAAAGTAATACAAGTACAACCGATGTTGAGAGCAAAAATAAAAAATATGGAAACATTTGAAATTGTCGATAACCTTAATTATGAAATGATGGTTTATTCAAAATCTAGTGATGAAATGAAGAGTTTTAGAGAAGTAACAAGAGAAAGATTATCACATAAATTATATCAATCCAGTGAGTTTCCATTGTACACTTTTGAAGCAGTAAAAAATATAGAAGACCCCAGTAAATATATAATTTTTATAAGCATAGATTTATTAATAGCTGATGGTCTAAGTTTGTTTCAGTTGTTTGATGACATAAAAAGGACAGTGAAAAATGATCGATTAAATTTAAAAGACGTGTCCGACCTGCTTTTAGAAATAAATGACTCATATTTAAATTCAAAAAAGTCTGCAAGGTATGAGAAAGATAGAGAATATTGGAAACAAAAGATAGAGACCTTGCCAGATGCCCCAAACTTATTAGTGAAAGAAGAAAAAGTCAGCCACAGTAAATTTGCTAGAAAAGAACATATTTATACAGCAGAGAAGCTTTCAAAACTAAAAGAGATTGCTGAAAAAAGAAAAATATCATTAAATTCGCTCTTTTTAACTCTTTATAGTACAGCTCTGCAACAATGGTCTGAAAATAAAGAATTTACAATCAATGTTACTACATTTAAAAGGCCAAAAGGAGAAAAATATTTATCGGTTATAGGGGATTTTACTAGTACAGTATTAGTTCCAACTAATGTTGATGTCAATAAAACGATTTTAGAGAATACGATAGATATCCATAGAAACATCTTTTCAAGTTTCAGACGATCTTCTTTTGAAGGAATTGAAGTTTTAAGAGAATTAAAGAAGCATGGACGTCAGCCTTCAATGTCATATGTATTTACTTCTATGTTATTTGATTTTGATAAATTTGATGAATTAGGTGAAATAGACTATTGGATTTCGGAAACACCTCAAGTGTATCTGGATTGTCAAATGAAAATAGTGAATGGAAGCTTAAATATTAGTTGGGACTACTTAAAAGAGATTTTTGAAATCAAACAGATAGATGAAATGTTCCAGTTCTTTATTCAAAGTATTGATGGCTTTCTTTTAGATGAAGAAATTGATGTAAGAAATATATCAAAAAAACTCAATCAGTTGATCGAACAAAAGTATTCTAAATATAATTCAAGTCAATCAATTATCAAAAAAAGTACTCAAAGTATATTGTCAGCGTTTAAAACAGTAAAAAAAGAATTTCCTGAAAAAATAGCTTTTTCTGAAGTAGATGATTCAATAACTTTTAATGAATTAGACAGAAAAAGCGATGACTTGGCTGAAGTGATAGGTAGAGAAAAACAGCGATACGATTTAAAAAAAATTAGGATAGGAATAGTTGGTAAAAAGTCTATTAAAAGCACAGTTCAAATGCTGGCGGTAATCAAAACTTCAGATTCTTTTTGCTTTATTTCAGAAGATATGCCTGAAAATAGATATAGAAAACTGTTAAAAACGAGTAATATTCAGCTTCTGATAAAAGGAGAACGAGTCTTCAGAGCAGAACCTAGTTTGAGGTTAGAAAATGACTATCAAGAGATTTCACACGATGAACTTTATGTGATCTTTACTTCTGGAACAACTGGAGAACCAAAGGGAATATCAATTTCTGAGAGACCAGTACTTAACACTATCGATGATATTATTGAAAGAACGAGAGTAAATCAAGAAGATGTTCTTTTTAATGTTTCGGACTTGTCCTTTGACCTATCAGTGTTTGATTTGTTAACTCCGTTACTCTCTGGATGTGAAACCATTTTATGCCCAAGTACATCAAACTTGTATCCATTTAAAGAAAAAATTTTACAGGCAACTTTTTGGAATTCAACACCTGGGTTGGTGCAAACACTCTTATCAATTTTTGATTGTAAAATTATGAATATTAGAAATATATTAATGAGTGGCGATTTTATTCCAGCAGATTTGGTTTATCAAATCAAAGGAACATTTCTAAATGAAGAGTTAAATATTTTTAGTTTAGGAGGTGCAACTGAAGCATCTATCTGGTCAATTTATTATCCGCTCAACGATTTCTCTAACAGAAGAGTTCCCTATGGATATCCTCTAAGTAATCAGAGTTATTACGTTTTAGATCGAAATGATTGCTTAGTTAATAGCAACGTAAGTGGTGAATTGATCATTGCAGGTGAAGGACTAGCAAATGGATATTTGTTGAAAAATCAAAATCATGGTGTTTTCTATGAACATGAACAATTGGGTCCGATTTATAGAACTGGTGATAAAGGCTATTTAACAGATGAAGGATATGTCAATATATTAGGAAGAATGGAATCAGAGTTGAAGGTTAATGGATATAGAATCGATCTAATTGAGATAGAACATAGTCTATCATCTATCGAGGATATAAGTGAAGCTAAGGTTGTTGTCAAAGAAAATCAGAATGGGAAAAAGTATTTAAGCGCCTTCTATACTACAAACACTATGAATGAAATTAGTTTTGAAATATTCAGGAGCGAATTAAGAAAAGTTTTACCAACCTATATGATACCTGGCTCATTTACTCACTTAAATAAATTACCATTAACAAGTAATGGGAAAATCAATCTTAAAAAATTAAAAGAAATGGAACAAAAAGCTAGTCAGAAGTTTACTGAAAAAGAACTTGAACTTTTCGACTTATGGATGAAAGTAATTGATCTAGAAGAAAGTAACACTAGACTAACTAAAAGTGCAACATTTTTCGAAATAGGTGGTGACTCAATTAAATTACCTGAATTGCTTTATAAAATTAACAACAAGTATAATGTAGACATTACAATTGAAGAACTATTGAATCATTTTTCATTAAGTGATCAAGCTCGTTATCTTGAAAAAATAAAACAAGAAGATAACAATTTTAAGACAAATCAATTTTTGACACAATTAAAAAAGGGAACAAGTGAAAAAAGTATTGTTTTTATCCATGCTGGATCTGGAGAAATAGGAATATATAATGAATTAGCTAAGAATATTGATTTAAAATATAATGTATTCGCAATTAGATTCAAAAAGGATATTAAAAAATCTGCTCCTAGAGTAATTGACTTTACAGAATTAGCTAAAGAGTACAATGAATATTTAGAAAATTTCGAATCTATTGATTATTTAGGTGGTTGGTGTATTGGAGGAACAATAGCGTATGAAATATCTAAGATAAATTCAAAAGTAAACAATCTTTTTATGATTAATACGATGCCACCAGTTGAAAATAAAATACAAAAATTCGAATTTCAGTTGAAAAATGAACAACAATTTATTTATGAAACATTTGATTATAAAGTAGAGAGTGCTGTAAATACAGATGAGCTTTGGGAACAAATTATTCTTTTATTAGAAAAGAGACTAGACTTGATGCCCAAATTGTTAAAAATTGTACCTAATGAGTTAGCAAGACTAATTCCCTTTTTTGGTGAAAGTAGTCCACGGGAGCTAATTTATTATATCAATTTATTTAGAAGTTTTGAGACTGCAAGACATTTATATGAAGACTCAACGAGTGTTCTTAAAGACATTTTTTATTTTGGAGCTAAAGATGAAAAAATCCCTAAATATATACAGTGGAAGAAACATATCAATGGCAGCTGGAATGAAAATCATATCTCTGGGGATCATACTACTATCTTTGAAGGAGAGAATGTAAAAATATTAGCAGAGGCAATGAATCAGACATTTAGAAAAAAGGAGGAAAAACAATGACATACATCAATTTTAAAGAGGTCAGCAAAAAATACCAAGTAAGTGGAGAAGTCACGGTGAACGCTGTAAACCAAGTAAACTTTACGATTAATGAAGGGGAATTTGTTGTAATAGTAGGTGCAAGTGGAGCTGGAAAAACGACCCTTTTAAACCTACTAGGCGGAATGGAAAAAATAAGTTCCGGTACAATCGTTATCGACAATAAAGAAATCTCTTCACTAAAAAAAGAAGAACTAACAGAATATCGCAGGAATGATGTTGGGTTTGTTTTTCAATTTTACAACTTAGTCCCTAATTTATCTGCTTTGGAAAATATTGAGTTAGCTGCGGAAGTTTGTAAAGAGCCTCTTAATTCTCGTGAGGTATTAACTAGCGTTGGTCTTGATCAGCGAGCAGGGAATTTTCCAAGTCAGTTATCAGGTGGCGAACAACAACGCGTCTCTATTGCCAGAGCACTTGCGAAAAATCCTAAAATGTTACTATGTGACGAACCAACAGGCGCTTTAGATTCAGAAACAGGTAAAACGATTATCAAGCTTTTAGTAGACACATCTAAAAAAATGAATAAAACAGTGATTATTGTCACCCATAATGCGGAGTTCACTAAAATCGCGGATAAAGTCATTAAAATGCATAATGGAAAAATTGCAGATATTTATAGGCAGGAAAGTCCTTCAGATGTGGAGGACTTGGTATGGTAATGTCTCCTTTGAAAAAAATGTTTCTTCGTAGTTTTAAAAAGAACAGCATCCAGCTTCTATCAATTGCATTGATGTTGATTTTAGGTGTAGCGATCTATATAGGAATCGATAGTACTTGGAGAAGTTTAAATGACTACGTTGAAACGAACTATCGTAAAGAAAATAAAGCGGACATTGAAGTATTGATCAAGCCAACCAACAAAGATTTTTCACGGCTTGGTGAGTCAGAAAACATTAAGCAGCTCGAAGAGCAATTTCTAATAGAAGGGGCAATTATAGGTAGTGACGGCAAAGAAGTCTTAATTAACGGCGTAGATCAAGAAGCTAAACTCAATCAGTACACGATTGTTAAAGGGAAAAATTTAAACAAACAGAATACGGTTGTTATCGATAAAAGCTTCGCTGAAGCAAATCATTTAGATGTTGGGGACAAACTCACGATTGAAATAAATTCACTTGAGAAAGAGGTTTCGATTAGTGGATTGGCTGTAAGCTCTTCTTATATTTATATTACGCCAGATTCAACAACCGTGGTACCAAATCACGAAGATTACGGCTTTATCTATATGAATAAAAAAGACACGAAAAATTTTACACAAAATAATGCAATGACCAATAAACTCGTCATAAAAGTAGCAGATGGGAAAAATGTCGAAACAGTCAAAAAAGAAATCGAACAGAAATACGAACAGGAAATTATTAGTATTCTAGAGTCAAAGGAAACGTTGAATGATTTAGCTACTAGTCAAAAAGTACAACAATATCAATCAATAGGCAACCTATTTCCAATTATCTTTTTTGCAATTGTCATCCTAATGAGCTTCACAACAATGTATCGTCTAATCAATAAGGAACGAGCAATCATTGGAACGATGAAAGCGTTAGGTTACAGCAGTTTTAAAATAATTACGCATTATTTATTTTATGGTATATGGATGAGTATTATTGGTGTATTTTTCGGCGTTTTAATTGGTTGGAAGGTCATTCCTAATTATATCTGGCGATTTTTTAACGAGTTATTTATTTTTGATCATCCTGAAATTGTCATCAATGGCTACCAAGTGGCGATAATTACTGCGTTATCTGTATTTAGTACATGTGTTGCCACGTTGATTGTTTTTTATAATGTTGAAAAAGAGTCGCCAGCTTCACTTTTAAGAGAAAAGAGTACCACCAAAGGCTATAATATTTTGTTGGAACGAATCAAGCCTTTTTGGAATGGCTTAAAAACGTCCCAAAAGTTGACGCTACGGCAAATGTTTAGAAGTAAAATCAGAATGTCAATGACGATTATAGGAGTGGTTGGCTGCACGAGTCTTTTGTTATCTGCTTTGGGAATTAGAGATAC is a genomic window of Enterococcus haemoperoxidus ATCC BAA-382 containing:
- a CDS encoding MFS transporter; this encodes MTRRKYYNDPQFLLPMGMLISNIGNGMYVLAVGMILYNQTGKTSSFALILVLEAVLAFLTQSFASIAADNGRAKSAAVISEILRGIIIVIAGFFSMLGITSSLVFAATLLSLLRPFYRTSIFTIGPLIAHDSDLAKYNARTSTYQQIGQFMGAGFAGIIIAIFSPYVAIFINGISYFCSAFFVKISYIPNQQEESILEFFNNFKLFSPKNVLHDWKEMILHLAKHRIILFIALIGTIDFVIVSFINLTYAPLLSFINVGSSWLSIWDSLFAIGAIIGVNLFGRNEKIHHTFYIALIALSIEGIAIGLLVIDQKYIICVAMLLLGITNAISVSMFSFTLQMKSKQEFMGRVSGIRQMLISFSTTMLIPVLSTTINMNFKKGIMLMTTIIIICVLVASFLLRSIIFKKKGVNDVD
- a CDS encoding ABC transporter permease encodes the protein MVMSPLKKMFLRSFKKNSIQLLSIALMLILGVAIYIGIDSTWRSLNDYVETNYRKENKADIEVLIKPTNKDFSRLGESENIKQLEEQFLIEGAIIGSDGKEVLINGVDQEAKLNQYTIVKGKNLNKQNTVVIDKSFAEANHLDVGDKLTIEINSLEKEVSISGLAVSSSYIYITPDSTTVVPNHEDYGFIYMNKKDTKNFTQNNAMTNKLVIKVADGKNVETVKKEIEQKYEQEIISILESKETLNDLATSQKVQQYQSIGNLFPIIFFAIVILMSFTTMYRLINKERAIIGTMKALGYSSFKIITHYLFYGIWMSIIGVFFGVLIGWKVIPNYIWRFFNELFIFDHPEIVINGYQVAIITALSVFSTCVATLIVFYNVEKESPASLLREKSTTKGYNILLERIKPFWNGLKTSQKLTLRQMFRSKIRMSMTIIGVVGCTSLLLSALGIRDTINHVASSVYEKSYLYEEKAYVASDTDSRELYDKTRSNKEIEGLEERPYFILSDSKNKSGLIHVIEDSSSYIKFYDDDKQVNLSEDRLLITKKTAEIFSLNKGDAIQFRNTAGDLVKLKVTDIAELSIGQGFYLTKSAWEKADQVFVPTSFVGKNLKTTFSNDEMKKIVLTKNQENDFLGSMGSTLSMSILLILSASLLLTVVLYNLGTLNFSDRERDMATLSVLGFRFSELKKILSTENIILSLCGIIIGIPFGIKIHEKIFSNAGMGDELYFRPVIDRQSYLITIIFTIVLIIIVNYLSNRKINKIKMTEALKSVE
- a CDS encoding ATP-grasp domain-containing protein, which produces MINRKKNVILIFSEDTSTQYLYEAAKKIGYQPIFIYLSEKDIDSSYPYLVLDIFDSDTQNIVNIIENQYGEIFGIVSCIEQLTNKVALIAEAMNINVNNTSTYMTLRDKTLMKSTWLQKNVKTPQMFFGKTIDELTSLTLEFPLIVKPVFGAGSAGVKIVSTEVELINQIKKIIRFNKTVLNKEAAQTSGYLIEEYINGREYSVDTIWINGEPIIDGIMSKGTPVGPNFPDRLYFTEVDLDQKIKSDILSEAHSAAKACQIENGATHTELRLDEKNQPYVIEAALRPGAGGSFYQIFEKTSGEPYYEMLLKSYIPQEIMRIKKYRREWKPMENLFWYNVSYKGQGKIKEIKVGEKLKHEAIDKIFLRKRAGDYIAAEGESFSYLAWITGCFPRDMPKKQYFEFLEEFEKDIQLSFY
- a CDS encoding ABC transporter ATP-binding protein, encoding MTYINFKEVSKKYQVSGEVTVNAVNQVNFTINEGEFVVIVGASGAGKTTLLNLLGGMEKISSGTIVIDNKEISSLKKEELTEYRRNDVGFVFQFYNLVPNLSALENIELAAEVCKEPLNSREVLTSVGLDQRAGNFPSQLSGGEQQRVSIARALAKNPKMLLCDEPTGALDSETGKTIIKLLVDTSKKMNKTVIIVTHNAEFTKIADKVIKMHNGKIADIYRQESPSDVEDLVW
- a CDS encoding 4'-phosphopantetheinyl transferase family protein, producing MRSEIYLLEKNISKENQRIYFNQLIKCKNPKFFSKSYSGNYAALITSSICPVSIDIEKKKPLTHEQMDIFISFMFNCKDCISYSKAQQENFFKLWGIKEVYSKYFGEGLYIDFKEISIEQDELNRYKVSYKNKNHVTVKIVEQNNYVVAYICNHFKGEK
- a CDS encoding AMP-binding protein codes for the protein MEIKMTEVQKAYLLGRNESFDAKTGTHMYLEVKYQGDIQKFQDALNKVIQVQPMLRAKIKNMETFEIVDNLNYEMMVYSKSSDEMKSFREVTRERLSHKLYQSSEFPLYTFEAVKNIEDPSKYIIFISIDLLIADGLSLFQLFDDIKRTVKNDRLNLKDVSDLLLEINDSYLNSKKSARYEKDREYWKQKIETLPDAPNLLVKEEKVSHSKFARKEHIYTAEKLSKLKEIAEKRKISLNSLFLTLYSTALQQWSENKEFTINVTTFKRPKGEKYLSVIGDFTSTVLVPTNVDVNKTILENTIDIHRNIFSSFRRSSFEGIEVLRELKKHGRQPSMSYVFTSMLFDFDKFDELGEIDYWISETPQVYLDCQMKIVNGSLNISWDYLKEIFEIKQIDEMFQFFIQSIDGFLLDEEIDVRNISKKLNQLIEQKYSKYNSSQSIIKKSTQSILSAFKTVKKEFPEKIAFSEVDDSITFNELDRKSDDLAEVIGREKQRYDLKKIRIGIVGKKSIKSTVQMLAVIKTSDSFCFISEDMPENRYRKLLKTSNIQLLIKGERVFRAEPSLRLENDYQEISHDELYVIFTSGTTGEPKGISISERPVLNTIDDIIERTRVNQEDVLFNVSDLSFDLSVFDLLTPLLSGCETILCPSTSNLYPFKEKILQATFWNSTPGLVQTLLSIFDCKIMNIRNILMSGDFIPADLVYQIKGTFLNEELNIFSLGGATEASIWSIYYPLNDFSNRRVPYGYPLSNQSYYVLDRNDCLVNSNVSGELIIAGEGLANGYLLKNQNHGVFYEHEQLGPIYRTGDKGYLTDEGYVNILGRMESELKVNGYRIDLIEIEHSLSSIEDISEAKVVVKENQNGKKYLSAFYTTNTMNEISFEIFRSELRKVLPTYMIPGSFTHLNKLPLTSNGKINLKKLKEMEQKASQKFTEKELELFDLWMKVIDLEESNTRLTKSATFFEIGGDSIKLPELLYKINNKYNVDITIEELLNHFSLSDQARYLEKIKQEDNNFKTNQFLTQLKKGTSEKSIVFIHAGSGEIGIYNELAKNIDLKYNVFAIRFKKDIKKSAPRVIDFTELAKEYNEYLENFESIDYLGGWCIGGTIAYEISKINSKVNNLFMINTMPPVENKIQKFEFQLKNEQQFIYETFDYKVESAVNTDELWEQIILLLEKRLDLMPKLLKIVPNELARLIPFFGESSPRELIYYINLFRSFETARHLYEDSTSVLKDIFYFGAKDEKIPKYIQWKKHINGSWNENHISGDHTTIFEGENVKILAEAMNQTFRKKEEKQ
- a CDS encoding AMP-binding protein, yielding MIKEIESTVKRFPDKAALVDGEIVITYRNLLNSSRGIAELITNTQYNKIVTFTCGLLFDHEVTSIIAMIGCLYAECTYIPIEKGDPIAKIEKIILTANLDMILTNQLSEENTNYFNKIFPKLIIVDLATFDLFKNHDISFKKSLNCEEVYRLPTSGSTGHPKYVCQTSFAVDYYVKEYIKNLHITANDRLTLFSTLSHDASVVDIYTSLYSGATLYLCDLKNMKNIMLLDRWLKKNKITIWHSVPTFFRYFLRIHQKKNQLNHLKVFVLGGEAVLKHDYLKAAELFPAKPIYALYGQTESSYCSGQYLTHVDQVGCLGIANRCLDYRLKLENGEIYPVENYHTKGKIGELVLDYKIPVVGSYFKNNQRAEPKSIYSTGDIIEVREAGLYYIERKDTQVKVRGHRVQLAEIESAILSFFPNIKEVIVIQSKRSSGEPKIIACIESTIEYNCVDINEKLNKVLSSYMLLDGVYLFDYGELPKKNTGKLDRKKVSKIICNLKNDVV